Proteins from one Trichoplusia ni isolate ovarian cell line Hi5 chromosome 9, tn1, whole genome shotgun sequence genomic window:
- the LOC113497170 gene encoding coiled-coil domain-containing protein 97 yields MDSNDLDNSTTLDEEEIEIDPIHDIIDYLVRCAKISFKNAHVNESEVRTSETIKMACDLYKRSPTEFLLQFGKYLAPQHIGYFENLQSTADSSFRECIKELISYHSETSRRKRVRNRRYNALRKLQNETDYFSEKQMMYRNPLLYEQLVGQYLTDQEIKDRDGVDNDNLTFLSMILETVDRNEMREMKNEQLLEEQEGTIQTVTKDDSESNDSEEFRQKKQWGDFDKPDTRPSYMPEPRKQSMISATERNLLREEFLQEMYSCFIEGRDNDVDYHSIDNDEQYDDLQQVSQDAEDRYFDSESNEIENLEEHMKLVQMYGKKNSDTNINEDPLDVFMEHISNKHVIS; encoded by the coding sequence ATGGATTCAAATGACTTAGATAACTCGACAACTTTGGATGAAgaagaaattgaaattgatcCGATTCATGATATCATCGATTATTTAGTTAGGTGCgctaaaatatcttttaaaaatgcGCACGTTAATGAATCAGAAGTTCGAACAAGTGAAACGATAAAAATGGCTTGCGATCTATACAAACGTTCCCCGACGGAGTTTTTATTGCAGTTCGGCAAATATCTTGCTCCACAGCACATtggatattttgaaaatttacaaTCTACTGCTGATAGTAGTTTTCGGGAGTGTATCAAAGAATTAATATCTTACCATTCAGAAACAAGTAGACGTAAAAGAGTGAGAAATAGGCGGTATAATGCATTACGGAAACTTCAGAATGAGACAGATTACTTCAgtgaaaaacaaatgatgtaTCGAAATCCCCTACTTTATGAACAGCTTGTTGGCCAGTATCTGACTGATCAAGAGATTAAAGACCGTGATGGTGTTGACAATGATAACCTCACCTTCCTGAGTATGATATTAGAAACTGTTGACCGAAACGAAATGAGAGAAATGAAGAATGAGCAGTTACTAGAGGAGCAAGAGGGAACAATTCAAACAGTCACCAAAGATGATTCAGAAAGCAACGATAGTGAggaatttagacaaaaaaagCAGTGGGGTGACTTTGATAAACCAGACACAAGACCCAGTTACATGCCAGAGCCTAGAAAACAGAGTATGATTTCTGCAACTGAAAGAAACTTGTTAAGAGAAGAATTTTTACAAGAGATGTACAGTTGTTTTATAGAGGGCAGGGACAATGATGTTGATTACCATAGCATAGACAATGATGAGCAATATGATGACCTACAGCAAGTATCACAAGATGCCGAGGACCGATACTTTGACTCAGAATCCAATGAGATAGAAAATCTAGAGGAACACATGAAATTGGtccaaatgtatggaaaaaagAATTCTGACACCAATATTAATGAAGATCCTTTAGATGTATTTATGGAGCATATTTCTAATAAACATGTTATTAgttag
- the LOC113497169 gene encoding ABC transporter C family member 13, producing the protein MLWRWEDMCGPQGLRPWNDVTKDFGQCFQELFFHIPVYFLIAIISGYYVGYRKDWVVREKTQERAIVFRSFVVLALVFIPIIELYVLITKPGFVLYPVDYFSAGAACLAWLFHFGYVLALKHRLGQSSRGPTSQLMMWSFTVVVNLITLRSNIMTGSTLGFNIATLCCHALYFVSLLPSSNSRPTFYSPCLVGSQHSHSEYTPLLPHMDEGILGTAMQGNSWLSKLLFSWVDPLLQKGLENKLHDPEELFDVPAKYCCSYVGAKMDRSLIGNVDNFQQYEDVPHEPFIGSGYGATGETATQPPVSTPVTPTLRVLVRSPRRQNVSLLRALHSCFGLQFYSIGILKLVSDMAGFAGPILLNYLIKFVEDESIDQHLGYVYAGSLLAATLMSALFNTHFNWLMSIVGLKMRGAIVATILRKTLSVTSTELTNKFSIGEITNFMSTDTDRIVNSCPSFHALWSIPLQLFITLFLLYQQVGLSFLAGVTFSVILIPINKVIANKIGQLSTELMKHKDSRISLISDLLKGIRAVKVHVWESYFIDRVSEVRKEELRYLRGRKYLDAICVVLWATTPVFVAALTFGTHALRGIQLDAPTVFTTVALINMLIAPLNAFPWVLNGLTEAWVSIKRIQKLLDLPDMDAELYYDRVNKNHDEDKIIIFKNATFAWAKPLKKKKPPKKSKKNKGKSKKRLSRGSIQRRDSTSSSEQLVRDEPFMLKDINLEIGKEELIGITGVVGSGKSSLLHAIIGDMMKKNGDLQIPENLSSFGYVSQKPWLVRGTIRDNILFGKPYDEAKFRTIVDACALTEDLNVLGWNAYAGEGGCTLSGGQRARIALARAVYQDKQVYLLDDVLAGVDSSVAQHIMQRCILGLLRHTTRVLVAHSPRHLARANRTVLLSEGRIIRQGPPEAVLNDIEDFMPSDTESLGEEPPRPQDPELEDKDNVSRNSLDDEESMTQGSVGWRVLGLYLRAVGVFLSIAIFLSLVLMQLSQNFTFLWLTYWVKNKPKNSTSLHEIDLTEHVTEKTSVLDHGVLAIDNIIHKIINTTILLLKNSNTNETYHKMENLGNQQYTLLGVTGNNTPVYTDNFYLEVYFGLAGLNLVFTIMRAFLFAYGGVKAASSIHKLLLRVIIEAKVKFFDVTPVGRIVNRFSSDTYTIDDSLPFILNIFLAQIFSLVGAVAVTLYGLPWLGIGAVPLVFIYYRLQRRYRVTSRQLKRLQSVTLSPVYTHFNDTLDGLDTVRALGAGGAWAGRGAELVEAWQRAALSAAAAAQWLALRLQAAAAAAVAAAALLAVLQRTLHAADPGLIGLAISYALSMTSMLSNVLNSFTETEREMIAVERCREYLKVEGENIYGDAPPYGWPSQGVIEFDKVSLKFSDRESAVMALEDVSFSTHPGEKLGVVGRTGAGKSSLLTALLRLAPLTGGRVLIDGVDISTLHLHSLRTRVGVIPQDPFIFTGSIRENLDPLRQYLDIDVWRAIDACGLRGLVADRGGLNASADITQMSRGHAQLLCVVRALLHRPKILLVDEATANLDQEAERLILDAIRCSFGGSTVVYVAHRLVGVLECARVLTMAGGHVQELIAPDDALADQNTHLYHLMYGS; encoded by the exons atgttgtggcGTTGGGAAGACATGTGCGGGCCCCAAGGCTTGAGACCGTGGAATGACGTTACGAAAGACTTCGGACAGTGCTTCCAGGAGCTATTTTTTCATATTCCTGTATATTTTCTAATTGCAATTATATCTGGATACTATGTTGGATACAGAAAGGATTGGGTGGTCCGTGAAAAGACACAGGAACGAGCAATAGTCTTCCGCAGTTTCGTAGTATTAGCATTAGTGTTCATTCCAATAATTGAGTTGTATGTTTTGATTACTAAGCctggttttgttttgtatcctGTGGATTACTTCTCGGCCGGCGCGGCTTGCCTGGCTTGGTTGTTCCATTTCGGATATGTGTTAGCACTCAAACACAGGCTGGGCCAGAGCTCCCGTGGCCCTACTTCTCAGCTTATGATGTGGAGTTTTACTGTTGTCGTGAATTTAATTACACTGAGAAGCAATATTATGACGGGTTCAACTTTAGGATTTAACATTGCTACATTGTGTTGCCATGCTCTGTATTTCGTCAGTCTACTTCCATCAAGTAATTCTAGGCCTACATTCTATTCACCATGTCTTGTTGGCTCCCAGCACTCACAT AGTGAGTACACACCATTGCTTCCACACATGGATGAAGGAATACTAGGGACAGCAATGCAAGGAAATAGCTGGTTATCAAAGTTATTGTTTTCATGGGTGGATCCTCTCCTCCAAAAAG GATTGGAGAACAAATTGCATGACCCGGAAGAGCTGTTTGATGTACCAGCAAAGTATTGTTGTTCATATGTGGGAGCAAAAATGGACAGATCTCTTATTGGCAATGTAGATAATTTTCAACAATATGAAGATGTACCTCATGAACCATTCATAGGATCAG GCTATGGAGCAACAGGCGAAACAGCAACACAACCACCTGTGAGCACCCCAGTTACACCGACTTTGCGTGTCCTAGTGCGATCCCCGCGGCGACAGAATGTCTCCTTGCTAAGAGCTCTACACTCATGCTTTGGCCTACAATTTTACAGTATTGGTATTCTTAAGCTAGTGTCTGACATGGCTGGATTTGCTGGCCCAATATTACtaaattatcttattaaatttgttgaagATGAGAGCATTGATCAACATTTAGG TTATGTGTATGCTGGCAGTCTTTTGGCGGCTACATTGATGTCTGCCTTATTTAACACGCATTTCAACTGGTTAATGTCAATAGTGGGTCTAAAAATGCGTGGCGCGATAGTTGCTACAATACTCAGAAAGACTCTCAGCGTGACATCCACAGAACTTACTAATAAATTCTCGATAGGTGAAATCACGAATTTTATGTCGACTGACACGGATAGAATTGTGAACTCCTGTCCAAGTTTTCATGCGCTTTGGAGCATCCCATTACAA TTATTCATAACACTCTTTCTTCTCTACCAACAAGTGGGCTTATCATTTTTAGCTGGTGTAACATTCTCTGTGATATTAATACCAATAAACAAAGTGATTGCCAACAAGATTGGTCAGCTAAGTACTGAGCTGATGAAGCACAAAGATTCTCGTATCAGTTTAATTAGTGACCTGCTGAAAGGAATAAGGGCTGTAAAGGTTCATGTTTGGGAGTCATACTTTATTGATAGAGTGTCAG AAGTACGAAAGGAAGAGTTACGTTACTTACGCGGTCGTAAGTATCTGGACGCGATCTGCGTTGTGTTATGGGCGACAACGCCAGTATTCGTAGCGGCGTTGACGTTCGGCACTCATGCGCTCAGAGGGATACAGCTCGATGCACCAACT gtTTTTACAACAGTAGCACTTATTAATATGCTGATAGCGCCGCTAAACGCTTTTCCATGGGTACTAAATGGCCTAACAGAAGCTTGGGTATCCATAAAACGTATTCAAAAGCTGTTAGAT CTTCCAGATATGGACGCAGAACTTTATTACGACCGCGTCAACAAAAATCATGATGaagataaaataatcatatttaagaATGCGACCTTTGCCTGGGCCAAgcctttaaaaaagaaaaagccgCCAAAGAAGTCTAAGAAAAACAAGGGCAAGTCTAAAAAGAGGTTGTCAAGAGGTAGCATACAAAGGCGCGATTCAACTTCGTCATCAGAACAGTTGGTTCGAGATGAGCCTTTTATGTTAAAAGATATTAACTTAGAAATCGGTAAAGAAGAGTTGATAGGTATTACCGGTGTCGTTGGAAGTGGAAAATCCTCATTATTGCATGCGATCATTGGAGATATGATGAAGAAAAACGGTGACTTACAGATACCAGAGAATCTCAGCA GTTTCGGTTATGTATCTCAAAAACCGTGGCTGGTACGAGGCACAATTCGAGACAATATTCTTTTTGGTAAACCATACGATGAAGCGAAGTTCCGTACCATTGTGGACGCTTGTGCACTTACTG AGGATTTGAACGTGCTCGGATGGAACGCTTACGCGGGCGAAGGCGGGTGTACGCTAAGCGGAGGCCAAAGAGCTCGGATAGCACTAGCTCGTGCTGTGTACCAAGATAAACaag TGTACTTGCTGGACGACGTGCTAGCGGGCGTGGACAGTTCGGTAGCGCAGCACATAATGCAGCGCTGTATCCTGGGCCTGCTGCGGCACACCACGCGCGTGCTGGTCGCGCACTCGCCCAGACACCTGGCGCGCGCCAACAGGACCGTGCTATTGAGCGAGGGACGGATTATCAGGCAGG GTCCTCCTGAAGCGGTATTGAATGACATCGAAGATTTCATGCCAAGTGACACGGAGTCTTTAGGTGAAGAACCCCCGCGCCCGCAAGATCCAGAACTTGAGGATAAGGATAATGTTAGCAGGAACAGCCTGGATGACGAG GAATCTATGACTCAAGGATCTGTTGGTTGGAGAGTATTGGGCCTGTACTTACGAGCAGTCGGAGTATTCTTATCCATAGCCATATTCCTTTCACTAGTTCTAATGCAACTCTCACAGAACTTCACATTCCTCTGGCTCACGTATTGGGTTAAGAACAAACCGAAAAACTCCACTTCATTACACGAGATCGACTTAACAGAACATGTTACAGAAAAGACTTCTGTGCTAGATCACGGTGTACTAGCTATTGACAAtataatacacaaaataattaacactaCGATACTGTTATTGAAAAATAGTAACACAAATGAAACGTATCACAAAATGGAGAATTTGGGCAATCAGCAGTACACGTTACTTGGAGTCACTGGGAATAATACGCCTGTGTACACAGATAACTTCTATTTAGAGGTGTACTTTGGGTTGGCGGGATTAAACTTAGTGTTCACGATAATGAGAGCATTTTTATTTGCGTACGGTGGAGTGAAAGCCGCGTCCTCGATACATAAACTTCTACTGAGGGTTATAATTGAG GCTAAAGTGAAGTTTTTCGATGTAACACCGGTGGGCCGCATTGTGAACAGATTCTCATCAGATACATACACGATCGATGATTCCTTGCCtttcatattaaacatatttttggcgCAAATATTTTCGTTGGTTG GAGCTGTGGCAGTAACTCTATATGGCCTGCCCTGGCTCGGGATTGGTGCTGTGCCtctagtatttatttactaccgTCTCCAGCGGCGGTATCGTGTCACATCGCGGCAGCTAAAACGACTGCAAAGCGTGACGCTATCGCCCGTATATACACACTTTAATGACACTCTTGatg GTCTGGACACGGTGCGCGCgctgggcgcgggcggcgcgtgggcggggcgcggcgcggagCTGGTGGAGGCGTGGCAGCGCGCCGCGCTGAGCGCCGCCGCGGCCGCGCAGTGGCTGGCGCTGCGCCTGcaggccgccgccgccgccgccgtggccgccgccgcgctgctggcCGTGCTGCAGCGCACGCTGCACGCCGCGGACCCCG GTCTCATCGGTCTCGCTATATCTTATGCCCTGTCAATGACATCAATGTTGAGCAACGTGCTGAACTCCTTTACGGAAACGGAACGGGAAATGATTGCTGTCGAGCGCTGTCGAGAATATCTCAAG GTAGAGGGCGAAAATATCTACGGCGATGCTCCTCCTTACGGCTGGCCTTCACAGGGCGTCATTGAGTTTGATAAAGTCTCCCTTAAATTTAG TGATCGCGAAAGTGCGGTTATGGCACTAGAAGACGTATCATTCTCCACTCACCCCGGCGAAAAGTTAGGCGTGGTGGGTCGCACGGGTGCTGGCAAAAGTTCCCTTCTGACCGCGCTGCTACGCCTTGCACCGCTTACGGGTGGACGAGTGCTTATTGATGGTGTCGATATCTCTACGCTTCATCTGCATTCTCTCAG AACGCGGGTAGGCGTGATACCGCAGGATCCGTTTATATTCACGGGTAGTATACGTGAGAACTTGGACCCACTCCGTCAGTACCTGGACATAGACGTGTGGCGTGCTATCGACGCGTGCGGGCTGCGGGGCCTGGTGGCCGACCGCGGGGGACTCAACGCTAGCGCCGACATCACGCAGATGTCGCGCGGACATGCGCAGCTGCTGTGCGTCGTGCGGGCCTTGTTGCATAGACCAAAG
- the LOC113497571 gene encoding uncharacterized protein LOC113497571: protein MFLLLILYFLCVYKTSALLCYNGTFTCRRYGEDPLQFRSLFTPSRSSAAKTRCLFTTQCNLRAENAMCFVRSWSARARHAWIVQRGCYLPTVDDHLPRSMLIPTRAMTCKHERHPEAEYKVCLCQADWCNSAPSTIPSMTQSFVKWSTYIIGSLILF from the exons ATGTTTTTACTccttattttatactttttgtgtGTTTATAAAACAAGCGCCTTACTGTGCTATAATGGTACGTTTACATGCAGGCGCTACGGTGAAGACCCGCTACAGTTTAGAAGTTTGTTCACACCAAGCCGTTCATCTGCGGCTAAAACACGGTGTTTATTTACAACACAATGTAATTTACGTGCag AAAATGCTATGTGCTTTGTAAGATCGTGGAGTGCGCGCGCCCGCCATGCCTGGATTGTGCAGAGGGGATGCTACTTACCCACAGTGGATGACCATCTGCCTAGGTCTATGTTGATACCTACCAGAGCAATGACTTGTAAACACGAAAG ACATCCCGAAGCCGAGTACAAGGTGTGCCTGTGTCAAGCGGACTGGTGCAACTCGGCTCCCAGCACAATCCCTTCGATGACACAAAGCTTTGTTAAGTGGTCTACATACATAATTGGGAGCTTAATCCTATTTTGA
- the LOC113497203 gene encoding mitochondrial import receptor subunit TOM70, whose protein sequence is MASSGSIPKWQLAILLGAPLAIGLGYLYLRNRLEDPEKKKVSELKAKTTISLDNEENNTKVSESAIDRAMKLKGAGNRAFHAGEYEKAKALYNEAIEACPPDRPIDLATFYQNRSACYEKREMWEQVKEDCTFALKLNEKYVKAFLRRSRAAEKSGDLVMALEDVTYACILESFQDQSSLMNADRILKALGRQHAREALAKRVPIMPSKHFIKTYFSAFSEDPITKIILDDKITGGFAKAKRALDTEDYESIVDACTEELNDPNGKYKNQALLLRATFYLLLGMHEEAQSDLARVIESDAPTKVKVNALIKRASLSTQLENTECCLKDFAQAAQLDPNNSDIYHHRGQVYLLLERMDEATADFAKAVELNPDFSIAYIQKCYADYRHAQINKNVGALSQVRADFERALERFPRCAEAYILYAQVLSDLQEWGRAEALFDAALAVDANNPTLYVHKSLVQLQKNTDFDKAVKLINKAIEIDDKCEFAYETLGTIEVQRGNLRRSLELFEKAISLAKTELDMIHLFSLKDATAAQLKVSERWGLDWTVS, encoded by the exons ATGGCGTCATCAGGCAGTATTCCTAAATGGCAACTGGCGATTCTTCTTGGCGCACCTCTCGCCATCGGTTTAGGTTACCTTTATCTTAGAAACAGATTGGAAGAtccagaaaagaaaaaagtgtcTGAGTTAAAAGCGAAAACTACTATTTCATTAGATAATGAAGAAAATAACACCAAAGTTTCTGAAAGCGCTATCGACCGCGCTATGAAACTGAAAGGTGCCGGAAACCGGGCTTTCCATGCAGGAGAATACGAAAAAGCAAAAGCACTTTACAACGAAGCGATTGAGGCCTGCCCTCCTGATCGCCCAATCGACCTTGCCACTTTCTACCAGAACCGTTCAGCATGTTACGAAAAACGCGAAATGTGGGAACAGGTCAAAGAAGATTGTACGTTTGCCCTTAAACTTAATGAAAAGTATGTTAAAGCTTTTTTGAGACGCTCTCGCGCAGCTGAGAAAAGCGGTGATTTGGTTATGGCTCTTGAAGATGTGACTTATGCTTGTATACTCGAAAGCTTCCAAGACCAAAGTTCTCTTATGAATGCTGATCGCATCCTTAAAGCACTAGGCAGGCAACACGCACGTGAAGCTCTAGCAAAACGTGTCCCCATTATGCCATCCAAGCATTTCATAAAGACATATTTCTCAGCCTTCTCTGAAGATCCAATTACCAAAATAATTCTTGATGACAAGATCACTGGTGGGTTTGCTAAAGCTAAGCGAGCTCTGGATACAGAGGACTATGAGTCTATTGTTGATGCATGCACAGAAGAACTAAATGATCCTAATGGAAAGTACAAAAATCAAGCTCTTTTGTTGCGGGCAACATTCTATCTGTTATTAGGCATGCATGAGGAGGCGCAATCTGATCTTGCCAGGGTCATTGAGAGTGATGCTCCTACTAAAGTAAAGGTAAATGCTTTAATTAAGCGTGCTTCATTATCTACACAGCTGGAGAACACAGAATGTTGCTTGAAGGACTTTGCCCAGGCTGCTCAGTTGGATCCTAATAACTCTGATATCTATCATCACCGAGGCCAGGTCTATCTGCTTCTTGAGCGCATGGATGAGGCTACAGCTGACTTTGCTAAGGCTGTTGAATTAAACCCGGACTTTTCAATTGCATACATTCAGAAATGTTATGCTGATTATAGACATGCACAGATCAACAAAAATGTTGGGGCTCTATCACAAGTGCGAGCAGATTTTGAGCGTGCATTGGAGCGATTCCCACGATGTGCTGAGGCGTACATTCTGTATGCACAAGTGTTGTCAGACCTACAGGAGTGGGGTCGTGCAGAAGCTTTGTTTGATGCTGCACTTGCAGTAGATGCCAACAACCCTACACTTTATGTCCATAAGAGTCTGGTACAACTACAGAAGAATACAGACTTTGACAAAGCTGTAAAATTAATCAACAAAGCTATTGAAATAGATGACAAATGTGAATTTGCATATGAGACCTTGGGTACAATTGAAGTACAAAG GGGCAACTTGAGGCGATCTTTAGAACTTTTTGAGAAGGCTATTTCACTAGCCAAAACTGAGCTGGACATGATTCACTTGTTCTCTCTTAAGGATGCTACGGCAGCACAATTGAAGGTGTCTGAACGTTGGGGACTAGACTGGACTGTAAGCTAG
- the LOC113497570 gene encoding zonadhesin, with translation MFWIQSHVWLLLFLVTAASPRSFSADMVAADGSPINHNANTTYKTEDENQSSLTSIFSPRMDFEQWKPLTGRGDPLRNDPTYDYEPPVLERVHYWADDSRLEREHFPERKSEVLMLGVSSRKPSVTSRQPPLPPLPPRRHVHRPLLNKYEDFTYKLSEHYPMTILVPPPPPPPGHQPQLFILPEENPPNANKVPPQIKPVSLSKVKDSTVAPEDPTSLYALQESNLIYQSSTTIQNWISDANQNKSVIENAVSSDYAGWGPTTPVDDTDAVNDTHNLILNDHSDLRHPYSFYKPMLSEAPPPPKIQVNPLLVPTFVPTVLPPTTVSPPTQVFTKVTWPTERTTETVEVTTETPQETTTERRTTPVFQPTPIPTTVTKFQTSLFDMLGPMMSMPMVNGPERPEDNLYAHASENVHVFDEQKPEDIQIETMQTMQPPPPLKQAESSTTSQKQQFHVNSQGLNKNPALYTHGPYLHMRFTTPIPTTVEEYSESLKPTTEAPTVPMYLIIQGHSKVKTYGSKPKVPDSKETINNEINKHLETNEVKHLHPLNKKSKKLDLTDASRKNQAKSLKTLIDSGHGSIEIQETDVGIKYDVSDGSEVPIEIYRKGIVDNDENNYSSAKKSALQIRTKRQIELEDLLPFDEETIEEYVYNFLEGRKNETSITGLIAQAVTSDAANAVDELEDDDDSELEEER, from the exons ATGTTTTGG atacAGTCACATGTGTGGTTGTTGCTGTTCCTCGTGACAGCCGCATCGCCTCGCTCTTTCTCTGCAGACATGGTAGCTGCGGATGGTTCGCCCATTAATCATAATGCGAACACTACGT ATAAAACTGAAGATGAAAACCAAAGCAGCTTAACATCAATATTTTCACCGCGAATGGATTTTGAACAATGGAAGCCTTTAACAGGTCGCGGAGACCCGCTGCGGAATGATCCGACATATGATTACGAACCTCCGGTTCTCGAAAGAGTTCACTATTGGGCTGATGACTCTAGACTCGAAAGGGAACATTTTCCAGAAAGAAAGTCTGAAGTTCTCATGCTTGGAGTCTCTTCCCGAAAACCAAGTGTTACCTCTCGACAGCCTCCCTTGCCGCCCTTACCACCAAGACGACACGTTCATCGACCCTTACTAAACAAGTACGAAGACTTCACGTATAAACTGAGTGAACACTATCCAATGACAATATTAGTCCCACCACCGCCACCGCCTCCAGGTCACCAACCTCAGCTGTTTATTCTACCAGAAGAAAACCCTCCAAATGCGAATAAAGTGCCACCACAAATAAAACCCGTTAGCTTATCGAAGGTAAAAGATTCAACAGTTGCACCTGAAGATCCTACGTCTTTATATGCACTACAAGAATCGAATTTAATTTACCAGTCTTCGACGACTATCCAAAATTGGATAAGTGACGCCAATCAAAACAAATCCGTGATAGAAAATGCTGTAAGCAGTGATTACGCTGGCTGGGGGCCAACTACTCCGGTAGACGATACTGATGCAGTAAATGACACACATAATTTAATTCTGAATGATCATTCAGATTTACGTCATCcctattcattttataaacccATGCTATCAGAAGCACCGCCGCCACCAAAGATCCAAGTTAACCCACTTTTGGTACCAACGTTTGTTCCCACTGTGTTACCACCAACTACCGTGAGCCCACCTACTCAAGTATTTACTAAAGTAACATGGCCCACAGAGAGAACTACTGAAACTGTTGAAGTCACAACCGAAACACCCCAGGAGACAACGACTGAAAGGAGGACCACTCCAGTATTCCAACCAACACCGATACCTACTACAGTAACTAAATTTCAAACAAGTCTGTTTGACATGCTCGGACCGATGATGTCGATGCCAATGGTGAATGGCCCAGAGCGACCTGAAGATAATTTGTACGCTCACGCGTCTGAGAATGTCCATGTGTTCGATGAACAAAAGCCGGAAGATATTCAAATTGAAACAATGCAAACTATGCAGCCACCCCCACCACTAAAGCAAGCTGAAAGCTCAACAACATCACAAAAGCAACAGTTCCACGTTAATTCACAAGGATTAAACAAAAATCCGGCCTTATACACACACGGACCGTATTTGCATATGCGTTTTACTACACCGATACCAACTACCGTAGAAGAATATTCCGAAAGTCTCAAGCCAACCACTGAAGCCCCGACTGTTCCAATGTATCTTATAATACAAGGGCATTCAAAGGTTAAAACTTATGGATCTAAACCTAAAGTTCCTGACAGCAAAGAGACGATCAATAATGAAATCAACAAACATTTGGAAACCAACGAAGTTAAACATCTTCACcccttaaacaaaaaatctaagaaattgGATTTAACGGATGCTAGTCGAAAAAATcaagcaaaaagtttaaaaacactGATTGATAGTGGTCATGGATCAATTGAAATACAAGAAACAGATGTTGGAATAAAATACGATGTTAGTGACGGTAGTGAGGTGCCAATAGAAATATATAGAAAGGGAATTGTGGATAACGATGAGAACAATTATTCATCGGCAAAGAAATCTGCGTTACAAATTAGAACTAAACGACAAATTGAGCTCGAAGATTTATTGCCGTTTGATGAAGAGACTATAGAAGAATACGTGTACAACTTTTTGGAGGGAAGAAAAAATGAGACCAGTATCACTGGATTGATTGCCCAAGCGGTAACGAGTGACGCAGCAAACGCAGTAGATGAACTGGAAGATGATGACGACAGCGAGCTCGAAGAAGAAAGATGA